One window of Microcoleus vaginatus PCC 9802 genomic DNA carries:
- a CDS encoding iron ABC transporter permease, with the protein MTLQKIWLKYRILQAVVFLGLGLLLTIALSLSFGAVPMSAAQLWQAFLHRGDAVNQTIFWELRLPRVAAALTVGAALGMSGALLQGLLRNGLADPFVLGISAGAGLVAITMLTLGIFQSWVPLAAWIGAILTSMLVYFLGKTKTGISVERLVLAGVAVSSLFGAIQTTLLLLAEDSRLQAALNWLIGSLNGRGWSDLQVAAPYILAALLLGCFLGRSINLLALGDDLAVGLGVSLVRSRLLIGGVATLLAASAVSIGGLIGFVGLVVPHGVRLLVGNDYRFVLPLSAIGGAWVLTFADFLARLGAVELPVGTVTALLGSPLFVWLLYRRSSY; encoded by the coding sequence GTGACTCTGCAAAAAATCTGGCTAAAATATCGAATTCTTCAGGCAGTTGTATTCTTAGGATTGGGTTTGCTGTTAACCATCGCCCTTTCGCTTTCTTTTGGTGCGGTACCCATGAGTGCAGCTCAATTGTGGCAAGCATTTCTGCACCGAGGTGATGCTGTCAATCAGACTATTTTCTGGGAATTGCGTTTGCCCAGAGTGGCGGCAGCGCTGACGGTTGGTGCGGCTTTGGGAATGTCGGGGGCTTTGCTGCAAGGTTTGCTCCGCAACGGTTTAGCAGATCCTTTTGTATTAGGAATTTCGGCGGGTGCAGGGTTGGTTGCGATTACCATGCTGACTTTGGGAATATTTCAAAGTTGGGTGCCTTTGGCGGCTTGGATAGGTGCTATTTTAACTTCGATGCTGGTCTACTTTTTGGGAAAAACTAAAACGGGGATTTCTGTTGAACGTTTGGTTTTAGCTGGTGTGGCTGTGAGTTCTCTGTTTGGGGCAATACAAACTACACTGCTGCTGTTAGCTGAAGACAGCCGTTTGCAAGCTGCTTTGAATTGGTTAATTGGTAGTTTGAACGGTCGCGGTTGGTCGGATTTGCAGGTGGCTGCACCTTATATTTTGGCGGCTTTGTTGTTAGGATGTTTTTTGGGTCGCTCGATAAATTTGCTGGCTTTGGGCGACGATTTAGCTGTTGGTTTGGGGGTTTCGCTGGTGCGATCGCGCTTGTTGATTGGGGGTGTTGCGACGTTGCTAGCTGCGAGTGCTGTCAGCATCGGCGGATTGATTGGTTTTGTGGGATTGGTTGTGCCTCACGGGGTGCGTTTGTTGGTTGGTAATGATTATCGGTTTGTGTTGCCGCTGAGTGCGATCGGCGGTGCTTGGGTGTTGACTTTTGCTGATTTTTTGGCTCGTTTGGGCGCCGTAGAATTGCCTGTGGGTACGGTTACGGCTTTGTTGGGTTCTCCGCTGTTTGTTTGGCTGCTTTATCGGCGTTCTAGTTATTAA
- a CDS encoding SufE family protein: MSANTALPAALAKIVQRFQRHSDPKQRYEQLLWYAKRLPAFPESDKLPENKVSGCASQVYVTANLAEGKVLFQGDSDAQLVKGLVGLLVEGLSGLTPAEIVSVTPDFIQDTGLNVSLTPSRANGFYNIFQMMRNKAVACEVSKQAEAN; this comes from the coding sequence ATGTCTGCAAACACCGCGCTACCCGCAGCCCTAGCTAAAATTGTCCAGCGCTTTCAGCGACATTCCGATCCGAAACAGCGCTACGAACAACTGCTGTGGTATGCCAAGAGACTCCCAGCATTTCCCGAAAGCGATAAACTGCCGGAAAACAAGGTTTCTGGCTGCGCGTCGCAAGTTTATGTTACTGCAAATTTGGCAGAAGGAAAAGTTTTGTTTCAAGGCGATTCAGACGCTCAGTTAGTCAAAGGATTAGTTGGCTTGCTAGTGGAAGGTTTGAGCGGATTGACGCCTGCTGAAATCGTCAGCGTTACCCCAGATTTTATTCAAGACACGGGATTGAATGTGAGTCTGACACCCTCCCGCGCTAACGGATTTTACAACATCTTTCAAATGATGAGAAACAAAGCCGTTGCTTGCGAAGTGAGCAAGCAAGCCGAAGCAAATTAA
- a CDS encoding alpha/beta hydrolase, with amino-acid sequence MTQTTNLTKLGSGNYPAAVKEYLWNWKETQIKVIYETRGQGNPVLLLPAFSTVSTREEMRPLAELLAPSFQTVSLDWPGFGASDRPRIDYEAQLYHQFLKDFVESIFNSPVAVVAAGHAAGYAMQLAQSSPNVWSKIVLAAPTWRGPLPTMSKQQSGWHGIVRELVRSPLLGQFLYKLNTAPSFLSLMYRRHVYVDAAKVTPDFIQSKWQVTQKPGARYGSAAFVTGGLDPAKVRSEFTDNFQQLAVPVMVVIAENAPPKSKAEMEALTELPGVESRVIPGSLGMHEENAEALANAVKSFI; translated from the coding sequence ATGACTCAAACTACAAATTTAACAAAATTAGGTTCTGGCAACTATCCCGCTGCAGTTAAAGAATATCTCTGGAATTGGAAAGAAACGCAAATCAAAGTTATTTACGAAACCAGAGGACAGGGAAATCCTGTATTGCTACTGCCGGCTTTCAGTACGGTTTCGACGCGAGAAGAAATGCGTCCTTTAGCAGAATTGTTAGCTCCTAGCTTTCAAACTGTGAGTTTAGATTGGCCTGGTTTTGGCGCATCGGATCGCCCGCGAATTGACTACGAAGCGCAATTATACCATCAATTTCTCAAGGATTTTGTTGAGTCAATTTTTAATAGTCCTGTTGCTGTAGTTGCGGCAGGTCACGCTGCGGGTTATGCGATGCAATTAGCGCAATCAAGCCCCAATGTTTGGTCAAAGATTGTGTTAGCTGCGCCGACTTGGCGCGGGCCTTTGCCGACGATGAGCAAACAGCAAAGCGGGTGGCATGGAATCGTGAGAGAATTAGTACGATCGCCTTTACTGGGACAATTCCTCTACAAACTCAACACTGCACCGTCATTCCTCAGTTTGATGTACCGCCGCCACGTCTATGTTGATGCAGCTAAAGTCACGCCCGATTTCATCCAAAGCAAATGGCAAGTGACGCAAAAACCAGGTGCTCGGTACGGTTCCGCTGCCTTTGTGACTGGTGGTTTAGATCCGGCTAAAGTGCGATCGGAATTTACAGATAATTTTCAACAATTAGCAGTGCCTGTGATGGTTGTAATTGCTGAAAATGCGCCGCCCAAATCAAAGGCTGAAATGGAAGCATTAACGGAATTACCGGGTGTTGAGTCGCGAGTTATTCCTGGTTCTTTGGGAATGCACGAAGAGAATGCAGAAGCTTTGGCAAATGCGGTTAAATCTTTTATTTGA
- a CDS encoding histidinol phosphatase: MQAVFLTLVWIVCYWFCLPAYAIGESPIINLPKSTIEGAIDFHIHSSPDVIPRRLDDFEVAKSAARSHMKAVVLKNHYASTAARAVLVNKIVPEIEVFGGVVLNHSVGGINPEAVGAMHRIGGKYGKVVWLPTVDAEHHLQVFHKSGIGIKVAENGKVLPETAAVLKMVAKENLILETGHISSEEVMAVVGEANLLNIKNILITHAMADVPGLSLENMQTAAAAGAFLELAFVNDLMGEKAADEAHKNWHQVSITKMAAAIKLIGAEHFVMSTDLGRKPDPLPAEGYKLFVEKLINEGISPHEIDLMTKHNPARLLGI, from the coding sequence ATGCAAGCTGTTTTTTTAACGTTAGTTTGGATTGTTTGCTATTGGTTTTGTCTGCCAGCTTATGCTATCGGAGAGTCGCCGATAATCAATTTGCCAAAGAGTACGATCGAAGGTGCGATCGACTTTCACATTCATTCTTCTCCTGATGTGATTCCGCGCAGGTTAGACGATTTTGAGGTAGCTAAGTCAGCGGCACGATCGCACATGAAAGCTGTTGTATTAAAAAATCATTATGCCAGCACAGCAGCGCGGGCAGTTTTGGTTAATAAAATAGTACCAGAAATCGAAGTTTTCGGGGGAGTTGTTCTCAATCATTCGGTAGGGGGAATTAATCCCGAGGCTGTAGGCGCAATGCACCGCATAGGTGGCAAATACGGTAAAGTAGTGTGGCTGCCCACGGTTGATGCTGAGCATCACTTGCAGGTTTTTCACAAGTCGGGAATTGGGATTAAAGTTGCGGAAAATGGCAAGGTTTTACCGGAAACAGCAGCGGTGTTGAAGATGGTAGCCAAAGAGAATTTGATATTGGAAACCGGTCATATTTCCTCAGAAGAGGTGATGGCAGTTGTCGGTGAAGCCAACCTGCTCAACATTAAAAACATCCTGATTACCCATGCAATGGCGGATGTACCGGGCTTGTCTCTTGAAAATATGCAAACAGCCGCCGCAGCCGGAGCTTTCTTAGAACTCGCGTTTGTGAACGATTTGATGGGAGAAAAGGCCGCTGATGAGGCACACAAAAACTGGCATCAAGTTTCTATTACTAAGATGGCAGCAGCGATTAAACTAATCGGAGCCGAGCATTTTGTTATGAGTACAGATTTGGGAAGAAAACCCGATCCTTTGCCGGCGGAAGGTTACAAATTATTTGTGGAAAAATTGATAAATGAAGGCATTTCTCCGCACGAAATTGATTTAATGACGAAACACAATCCAGCTCGATTGTTAGGCATTTAG
- a CDS encoding ATP-grasp domain-containing protein → MVATSIGMNHWHYDFSLLPQYLEVLFTKLRIAVVFGGDCDRPGSVIYKTHNPRSWKSYEVVAREIAKSLAEIGFQQVFVMADDMNLPEQLKQKNIHLVWLNTGGVQGYNPVCHTPALLEMLGMPYVGHNPLNSSTLDNKHAFKRELQSVGIKTAPFMTWHPSQGILEHNLHQRFAIAFGDYQGPFVVKPVSGRASLHVHFVDKIESLSQAVSEVHRDTHNTALIEKYLPGREFCVAVCGYVTYAKDRFDKSTKPFAFSTVERVLEPDERIFTSMDQKAITADRGRLMGAEEPELKQELIELARKIYWEFSLNSLVRIDVRSDADGSLYVLEANPKPDLKHPGGNVTSLVALGLAEYGMSYNDLIFSLLADRLDYLLTQHIEIIPHIVDLLH, encoded by the coding sequence ATGGTTGCAACATCAATTGGCATGAATCACTGGCATTACGACTTTAGTTTACTACCTCAATATTTGGAGGTGCTGTTTACTAAATTGCGGATTGCTGTGGTGTTCGGCGGCGACTGCGATCGCCCTGGTTCTGTGATTTACAAAACTCACAATCCCCGCTCTTGGAAGAGTTACGAAGTAGTCGCCCGCGAGATTGCTAAATCCTTAGCAGAAATTGGCTTTCAGCAAGTCTTTGTCATGGCTGATGACATGAATTTGCCGGAACAACTCAAACAAAAAAATATCCACTTAGTGTGGCTGAATACTGGCGGAGTCCAGGGCTACAATCCTGTTTGTCACACTCCCGCATTGTTGGAAATGTTGGGAATGCCTTATGTCGGTCACAACCCTTTAAATAGTTCAACTTTAGATAACAAACACGCTTTTAAGCGGGAACTGCAATCAGTCGGAATTAAAACCGCTCCGTTTATGACTTGGCATCCTTCTCAAGGGATTTTGGAGCATAATTTGCATCAGCGTTTTGCCATTGCTTTTGGTGACTATCAAGGGCCGTTTGTTGTTAAACCAGTATCCGGTCGCGCTTCACTGCACGTTCATTTTGTAGATAAGATTGAGAGTTTGTCTCAGGCGGTTTCGGAAGTTCACCGAGACACTCACAATACTGCTTTAATTGAAAAGTATTTGCCTGGGCGAGAATTTTGTGTAGCGGTCTGCGGCTATGTTACTTATGCTAAAGACAGATTTGATAAAAGTACAAAACCCTTTGCTTTTTCGACTGTAGAGCGGGTGCTGGAGCCTGACGAACGCATATTTACTTCTATGGATCAAAAAGCGATTACGGCCGATCGAGGACGGTTAATGGGCGCCGAGGAACCTGAACTAAAACAAGAGTTAATTGAGTTAGCTCGAAAAATTTATTGGGAGTTTAGTTTGAACAGTTTGGTGCGGATTGATGTCCGAAGTGATGCTGATGGCTCACTTTATGTTTTGGAAGCAAATCCCAAACCGGATCTGAAACATCCAGGGGGAAATGTGACGAGTTTGGTAGCTTTAGGTTTGGCGGAATACGGAATGAGTTATAACGATTTAATTTTTAGTTTACTGGCGGATAGGTTGGATTATTTGTTGACTCAGCATATCGAAATTATTCCTCATATTGTGGATTTGCTTCATTAA
- a CDS encoding DMT family transporter has translation MSKKLGLPEQNIELQRNVLEKTELNSPLKTEDKTIVSGKPDSLKNGEFAESQGKIWAIASLSAALLAVSLAAIFIRLSEREISPNATVFNRLWIATVVFGVWNGAGAARRRISGAEVEEPSNYTLQDVMLLTAVGVVSSASVGFWAWSLSQTNVANSTVLRNLTPLFTTLGGWLLLGRRFDNRFLVGLAVALCGAIAIGMEDLQTAGNTIVGDIAALLSAMFYAGNLLISEHLRTKFPATTILIWRCFIGSILVLPLVLLAGDRVFPYSWQGWLPVIALAVICQAFGQGLLIHSLGRLSSEFVAFFLLLEPVITAIMAWVLFSESLSLLNWFAFSVVLAGIYLGKSSGSVAKK, from the coding sequence ATGTCAAAAAAACTGGGATTACCCGAGCAAAATATTGAACTTCAGCGCAATGTTTTGGAAAAAACAGAGTTAAACTCTCCCTTAAAAACTGAAGACAAAACTATTGTTTCGGGAAAGCCCGACAGTTTAAAAAACGGTGAATTCGCTGAGAGTCAAGGCAAAATTTGGGCGATCGCATCGCTGTCGGCGGCGCTGCTAGCGGTGTCGCTGGCTGCGATTTTTATTAGGTTGAGCGAACGGGAAATCAGCCCGAATGCTACTGTTTTTAACCGTTTGTGGATAGCAACTGTAGTATTTGGAGTGTGGAATGGTGCGGGTGCTGCGCGTCGCCGAATCTCTGGGGCTGAAGTTGAAGAGCCATCGAACTACACTCTGCAGGATGTGATGCTGTTAACAGCGGTAGGCGTGGTTTCTTCTGCTTCTGTAGGTTTCTGGGCCTGGTCACTGAGTCAGACGAATGTCGCTAATTCTACTGTACTGCGAAACTTAACTCCTTTATTTACTACTTTGGGGGGATGGCTGCTGTTGGGGCGCCGCTTTGACAACAGGTTTTTGGTGGGACTGGCGGTGGCTTTGTGTGGCGCAATTGCGATCGGTATGGAAGATTTGCAAACGGCGGGAAACACTATTGTCGGCGACATTGCTGCTCTTTTATCGGCGATGTTTTATGCAGGAAATCTGCTCATTTCAGAACATTTGCGGACCAAGTTTCCAGCAACAACTATATTGATATGGCGATGTTTCATTGGGAGTATATTAGTTTTGCCACTGGTTCTGCTTGCGGGCGATCGAGTTTTCCCTTATTCTTGGCAGGGATGGCTGCCTGTAATTGCTTTGGCGGTGATTTGCCAAGCTTTCGGTCAGGGACTGCTTATCCACAGTCTAGGTCGTTTGTCCTCGGAATTTGTAGCTTTTTTCCTGCTGCTAGAACCCGTAATAACGGCTATTATGGCTTGGGTGCTGTTTTCGGAAAGTTTGAGCTTGCTTAATTGGTTTGCTTTTTCTGTGGTTTTGGCTGGAATATATTTGGGAAAATCTAGCGGTTCGGTCGCTAAAAAATGA
- a CDS encoding acyl-CoA thioesterase, with the protein MLENDRTQPELAPAGAIQNRRGMDSEGWFEYLVRVYPHHTDYSGAVWHGTYLAWMEEARVESLRSLGIQYADWVAQGLELPVVELSLRYHRAVQMGQSVAVRTRIAATEGVRLLWDYEIRSADTQELYVTAQVTLVGVDRDKKKIIRQLPPALKEALTRLSVKPSA; encoded by the coding sequence GTGTTAGAAAACGATCGAACTCAACCAGAACTCGCACCGGCTGGTGCTATTCAAAATCGGCGCGGGATGGACTCTGAGGGCTGGTTTGAATATTTGGTGCGAGTGTACCCTCACCATACTGACTACAGCGGTGCGGTTTGGCACGGTACTTATCTGGCTTGGATGGAGGAAGCTAGGGTGGAAAGTTTGCGCTCTCTTGGCATTCAGTATGCAGACTGGGTGGCGCAGGGTTTGGAATTGCCTGTGGTGGAACTTTCGCTGCGCTACCACCGGGCTGTACAAATGGGTCAATCTGTGGCAGTCAGAACGCGGATCGCTGCTACCGAGGGTGTGCGGCTGCTTTGGGATTACGAAATTCGATCGGCTGATACTCAGGAGTTATATGTGACAGCACAGGTAACTTTGGTTGGTGTCGATCGCGACAAGAAGAAGATTATCCGGCAATTGCCGCCGGCGCTAAAGGAGGCTTTGACAAGGCTTTCTGTTAAACCTTCTGCCTAA